Proteins from a single region of Planktothrix tepida PCC 9214:
- a CDS encoding Uma2 family endonuclease, translated as MIQAIPKTVTFDEFIAWYPEGSGCHYELHNGEIVEMPKPTGTHSRVAGFLIAELNLEIRRLKLPYFIPKESVIKSARDESGYEPDVIVIDGRRVAENPRWEKESIITQGSSVPLIIEVVSNNWSDDYALKLEEYEILGIAEYWIVDYLGLGRRRFIGNPKQPTVSIYQLVEGEYQVSQFRENQRIESFTFPELSLTASEIFQAGLY; from the coding sequence ATGATTCAAGCTATACCTAAAACTGTAACGTTTGATGAATTTATTGCTTGGTATCCAGAAGGGTCGGGATGTCACTATGAATTACATAACGGAGAAATTGTCGAAATGCCTAAACCCACAGGCACACATTCGCGGGTAGCTGGTTTTCTGATTGCTGAATTGAACTTGGAAATTAGACGATTAAAACTTCCTTATTTTATCCCTAAAGAAAGCGTGATTAAATCGGCGCGTGATGAGTCTGGATATGAACCTGATGTGATTGTCATCGATGGACGACGAGTTGCAGAGAATCCCCGATGGGAAAAAGAATCAATTATTACTCAAGGAAGTTCTGTTCCTTTGATTATTGAAGTAGTTTCAAATAATTGGAGTGATGATTATGCTTTGAAATTAGAAGAATATGAAATTTTAGGTATTGCTGAATATTGGATTGTCGATTATTTAGGATTAGGAAGAAGAAGATTTATCGGGAATCCTAAACAACCGACGGTTTCTATTTACCAGCTTGTTGAAGGCGAGTATCAAGTCAGTCAATTTCGAGAAAATCAACGCATTGAATCATTCACTTTTCCAGAGTTAAGTTTAACCGCTTCTGAGATTTTCCAAGCTGGTCTTTATTGA